The window AACTTGCTCCGGTGACATGGCCTCGGTGACGACGGGCAGGCCGGTGGCCTCGCGGGCTTCGGCCAGCAACTCTAGCCCTTCTTCACCCATGCCCTGAAAACTGTAAGGGGAGGTGCGTGGTTTGAAGGCGCCCCCGCGCAAGGCGGTGGCCCCGGCCTCTTTGACGGCAATGGCGGCTTCCATGATCTGAGTCCGGCTTTCCACCGAGCACGGCCCGGCGATCACCACGATCTTGGGCGCGCCGACTTGGTGGCCGTTGAGCGGAATCAGCGTGTCGGCGGGATGCATGTCGCGTGAGGCGAGCTTGAAGGGTTTGAGCACGGGCAAGGTTTTCTCCACGCCGTCGAGAAGCTCAAATTGAGTCCGGTCAATCGGGCGGTCGTCGCCGATGACGCCGATGATGGTCGTCTCTTCGCCTTTGATCAGGCTGGTGCGATACCCGGCGGCGTGGACGCGCTCGACGACGGCTGAGAGTTGGCGGTCGGTTGAGTTGGATTTCATGACGATGATCATGGCGGTAGAGATTAGAGAATTGGAGATTAGAGATTGGGCGCTTGGCAAAATCTCTAATCTCTAATCTCCAATCCTCCTTATTTCGTTGCCTCTACTGGCAGAGGCCGGTCGGGCCGCAACGTGGCGGCCTGGCCGAGATAAATGTGTTTGATGGCTTGAGCCGGTTTGTCGGTGTTGAGATGGATCAGGATGCGGATGCATTTGGGCAAGCCGTGCGGCACGGCCATTTCGTGGGCGCAGAGCAGAGCCACGTCGTGCCAGCCCAGGGCGCGGGCGGCCAGGGCCGGGTAGTCGGCGGTGAGGTCGGGCGAGGTGGTGAACCAGGCCGAGGCCACGTCATCGGGCTGGATGTCGTTGGCGGCGATGAGGGCCAGCAACAGTTCGCGGGTGGCGCTGAGGATGGATTCTTTTGTATTGTCATCGGCGACGGTTGCGCCGCGTATTCCTCGGACTGGCATAACTTCTCCTTTACCCGAGACCCTCAGGGTTCGCGAAGCGCCCTAAGGGTCTGGGCGAGAAACAAAAAAAGCGCGGGGCCGCTTGGCTCCGCGCTTTCGTATTTGTGTCTTGCGACTTCTACTTCAAGCGGAAACAGCGGCAGGGGGGCTGTCGCTAAAGTAGTAGTACGCAAAGAAACGAGTGCTGGATTTCATGTTAGCCGCATGATAGCACTGCGCCTGGGTTGTGGCAATGGGGCAACGTGAACGAAAGAAAGGACGGAGGACTAATGACGAATGACGAACCCCTGCCCCAAAAACCAGGCCCCCAATTTCTTCTGTGAAGGAAATGATAACGGCTAATGTTCCTGGGAGCTGAAGACTTTCTCCCCGGCCCGGATCGGCACTTTGACTCGATTCTCGAACGGAGTCAAAGGGCACGACCAGCGATCAGAATAGGCGCAATAAGGGTTGTAAGCCAGGTTAAAGTCAACCAAAAACTTGCCGCTGCCAAGCGGCTCAGGTTCAAGGTAGCGGCCAGCGCCGTACGTTTCCTTGTTTGCCAGCGAGTCCACAAAAGGCAGAAAGTAGCCGTGCTGATTGGTATAGATCGTCAACTCCGCTTCCTGGCCGTCCACTGCGAATTTGAATTTGCCAAACTTTTGATAACGTTGAACGTCGCCGCCGGTGGTTTGCATTTCAATCGCCTCGCGCTTGGCGAACGCTTCCACGTTCACTTCGAGCCGCAGGGCCGGATTCTCGGAGAAGTAGCTCAGGCCTTCAAATTTTTTCTTCTGCTCCGGCATCAACGGGCTTTGCGGGTGCGTGGCGAAGAAATCATCTTTCTGAGCGCGGAAAGTTTCAAGGTCGGTCATAGCCGTCTCCACAAGTGAATAATCAAAATCAACCGTGTAGTCTCAAGATGTCGTTTGTCGTTTCACGTTTGACGAGAGGAGCAAATCTTTCCTCTCCCGCCACTTGTCTAAACAGCGGCGATAGTTCTTTTTGCTCAGCTTGTCGCGCTCGGCCGGGTTCATTCGCAAATACGGATGCTCGTGGACGGCAAGCGGCAGATCGGGTGTGGTGACCAGGCGAAACCCCTTATCCTTGAAAGCGAAACTCCAGTCCAGATCAAT of the Chloroflexota bacterium genome contains:
- the aroF gene encoding 3-deoxy-7-phosphoheptulonate synthase, coding for MIIVMKSNSTDRQLSAVVERVHAAGYRTSLIKGEETTIIGVIGDDRPIDRTQFELLDGVEKTLPVLKPFKLASRDMHPADTLIPLNGHQVGAPKIVVIAGPCSVESRTQIMEAAIAVKEAGATALRGGAFKPRTSPYSFQGMGEEGLELLAEAREATGLPVVTEAMSPEQVPLVAKYADVIQIGARNMQNYALLNAAGEINKTVLLKRGMMSTIEELLMSAEYILAKGNSQVMLCERGIRTFEKYTRNTTDINAVPVLKQMTHLPVILDPSHSTGKWEYVTAIARAGIAAGADGLIVEVHPDPTQALSDGAQSLKPEKFAQLVGECRKIAEAMGRC
- the aroH gene encoding chorismate mutase produces the protein MPVRGIRGATVADDNTKESILSATRELLLALIAANDIQPDDVASAWFTTSPDLTADYPALAARALGWHDVALLCAHEMAVPHGLPKCIRILIHLNTDKPAQAIKHIYLGQAATLRPDRPLPVEATK
- a CDS encoding DUF1684 domain-containing protein, producing MTDLETFRAQKDDFFATHPQSPLMPEQKKKFEGLSYFSENPALRLEVNVEAFAKREAIEMQTTGGDVQRYQKFGKFKFAVDGQEAELTIYTNQHGYFLPFVDSLANKETYGAGRYLEPEPLGSGKFLVDFNLAYNPYCAYSDRWSCPLTPFENRVKVPIRAGEKVFSSQEH